The Pseudomonas azadiae genome contains a region encoding:
- a CDS encoding TetR/AcrR family transcriptional regulator, which produces MHKEPRKVREFRRREQEILDTALKLFLEQGEDSVTVEMIADAVGIGKGTIYKHFKSKAEIYLRLMLDYERDLNELLHSADVDKDKEALSRAYFEFRMRDPQRYRLFDRLEEKVVKGHQVPEMVEELHKIRASNFERLTLLIKGRISEGKLEDVPPYFHYCAAWALVHGAVALYHSPFWSNVLEDQEGFFQFLMDIGVRMGNKRKHSSEPPAVESPST; this is translated from the coding sequence ATGCACAAAGAACCCCGTAAGGTCCGTGAGTTTCGCCGCCGTGAGCAGGAAATCCTCGACACCGCGCTCAAGCTGTTTCTCGAACAAGGTGAAGACAGCGTCACCGTCGAGATGATCGCGGATGCCGTGGGTATCGGCAAAGGCACGATCTACAAGCACTTCAAGTCCAAGGCCGAGATCTACCTGCGCCTGATGCTCGACTACGAGCGCGACTTGAACGAACTGCTGCATTCGGCCGATGTGGACAAGGACAAGGAAGCCCTGTCCCGCGCCTACTTCGAGTTCCGCATGCGTGACCCGCAGCGCTACCGCCTGTTCGACCGCCTGGAAGAAAAGGTGGTCAAGGGCCATCAAGTGCCGGAAATGGTCGAGGAGCTGCACAAGATCCGTGCCTCGAACTTCGAACGCCTGACCTTGTTGATCAAGGGCCGCATCAGCGAAGGCAAGCTGGAAGACGTGCCGCCGTATTTTCACTATTGCGCGGCCTGGGCCTTGGTACACGGCGCCGTGGCGCTATACCACTCGCCGTTCTGGAGCAATGTGCTGGAAGATCAGGAAGGTTTCTTCCAGTTCCTGATGGATATTGGCGTGCGCATGGGCAACAAGCGCAAGCACAGCTCCGAGCCGCCGGCCGTCGAATCGCCCTCCACGTAA
- a CDS encoding TatD family hydrolase codes for MLVDSHCHLDRLDLAQHGGSLDAALDAARQRGVGHFLCIGVSAENAADVKALADRYADVDCSVGIHPLDLKPGEAPALDWLLGELNHPRVVAIGETGLDYHYEPEAAELQQASFRLHLQAARQTGKPVIVHTRGARADTLTLLREAALPQAGVLHCFTEDWDMAKAALDLGFYISLSGIVTFRNADALRDVARQVPADRLLVETDSPYLAPIPHRGKPNLPEYVRDVADYLAMLRGESYERFAEQTTQNFKRLFPLAHVAC; via the coding sequence ATGCTCGTAGATTCCCATTGCCACCTTGATCGCCTCGACCTTGCCCAGCACGGCGGCTCCCTGGACGCTGCCCTCGACGCGGCGCGTCAACGCGGGGTAGGGCACTTCCTGTGCATCGGCGTCAGCGCTGAAAACGCGGCCGACGTCAAAGCCCTGGCTGATCGCTATGCCGATGTGGATTGTTCGGTGGGCATCCACCCGCTGGACCTCAAGCCCGGCGAAGCCCCGGCCCTCGACTGGCTGTTGGGCGAACTCAATCACCCACGCGTGGTGGCTATCGGCGAAACCGGCCTGGATTACCACTACGAACCCGAAGCCGCCGAGCTGCAGCAGGCTTCCTTCCGCCTGCACCTGCAAGCCGCCCGGCAGACCGGCAAACCGGTGATCGTCCACACCCGTGGCGCCCGTGCCGACACGTTGACCCTGCTGCGCGAAGCCGCATTGCCCCAGGCCGGCGTGTTGCACTGTTTCACCGAGGATTGGGACATGGCCAAGGCAGCCCTGGACCTCGGGTTCTACATTTCCTTGTCGGGCATCGTCACCTTCCGTAATGCCGACGCCCTGCGCGACGTCGCGCGCCAAGTGCCGGCCGACCGCCTGCTGGTGGAAACCGATTCGCCGTACCTGGCGCCCATTCCTCATCGCGGCAAGCCGAACCTGCCGGAGTATGTGCGCGATGTGGCGGATTACCTGGCGATGCTGCGCGGCGAATCCTACGAACGCTTTGCCGAGCAGACCACGCAGAACTTCAAGCGCCTGTTCCCGCTGGCGCATGTAGCCTGCTGA
- a CDS encoding DNA polymerase III subunit delta' yields MAEAYPWQDSLWQQLAGRAQHAHAYLLHGPIGIGKRALAERLMASLLCRHPVNLEACGECKSCLLLKAGSHPDNYLLEPEEADKAIKVDQVRDLVSFVVQTAQMGGRKVVLIEPVEAMNINAANALLKSLEEPSGDTVLLLVSHQSSRLLPTIRSRCVQQACPLPSEAMSLDWLAQALPDCGQEERVELLTLAAGSPLAAVKLHAQGVREQRALVVEGVKKLIKQEVSATQLAESAWKDIPLLLLFDWFCDWSSLILRYQLTQDENGLGLPDMRKVVQYLAQKSAQDKVLTLQDWILAQRQKVLGKANLNRVLLLEALLVQWVGLLGRR; encoded by the coding sequence GTGGCTGAAGCCTATCCATGGCAAGACAGCCTGTGGCAACAACTGGCCGGGCGTGCCCAACACGCCCACGCCTATTTGTTGCATGGCCCGATCGGCATCGGCAAGCGCGCGCTCGCCGAGCGCTTGATGGCCAGCCTGTTGTGCCGGCACCCTGTCAATCTGGAGGCCTGCGGCGAATGCAAATCCTGCCTGTTGCTCAAGGCCGGCAGCCACCCGGATAACTACCTGCTCGAACCCGAGGAAGCCGACAAGGCGATCAAGGTCGACCAAGTGCGTGACCTTGTCAGCTTCGTGGTGCAGACCGCGCAGATGGGCGGGCGCAAGGTGGTGCTGATCGAGCCGGTGGAGGCGATGAACATCAACGCCGCCAACGCCTTGCTTAAAAGCCTGGAGGAACCTTCCGGAGATACGGTGTTGTTGCTGGTCAGCCACCAGTCCAGCCGTCTGTTGCCGACCATCCGCAGCCGTTGCGTGCAGCAGGCGTGCCCGTTGCCGAGTGAGGCCATGAGCCTTGATTGGTTGGCGCAGGCGTTGCCCGACTGCGGCCAGGAAGAACGGGTCGAGTTGCTGACACTGGCAGCGGGCTCGCCGTTGGCGGCGGTCAAGCTGCACGCTCAGGGCGTGCGCGAGCAGCGGGCCCTGGTGGTGGAAGGCGTAAAGAAATTGATCAAGCAGGAAGTCTCCGCCACCCAGTTGGCTGAAAGCGCCTGGAAGGACATTCCGCTGTTGCTGCTGTTCGATTGGTTCTGTGACTGGTCGAGCCTGATCCTGCGTTATCAGCTGACCCAGGACGAAAACGGCCTGGGCCTGCCGGACATGCGCAAAGTGGTGCAGTATCTCGCGCAAAAAAGCGCCCAGGACAAGGTGCTGACTCTCCAGGACTGGATCCTCGCCCAACGCCAGAAGGTGCTCGGTAAAGCCAACCTTAACCGCGTGCTGTTGCTCGAAGCGCTGCTGGTGCAGTGGGTCGGCTTGCTCGGCCGGCGTTAA
- the tmk gene encoding dTMP kinase: MTGLFITLEGPEGAGKSTNRDYLAERLRTQGIEVVLTREPGGTPLAERIREVLLAPGEEQMNPDTELLLVFAARAQHLAEVIRPALARGAVVICDRFTDSTYAYQGGGRGLSLARIATLETFVQGDLRPDLTLVFDLPVEVGLARASARGRLDRFELEGQAFFDAVRTAFLKRAAAEPARYYLLDAAQPLAQVQRAIDALLPDLLERARG; encoded by the coding sequence GTGACTGGCTTGTTTATCACCCTGGAAGGCCCCGAAGGCGCCGGCAAAAGCACCAACCGCGATTACCTGGCCGAGCGCTTGCGCACCCAAGGCATCGAAGTGGTGTTGACCCGCGAGCCCGGTGGCACGCCGCTGGCCGAGCGTATTCGCGAAGTGCTGCTGGCGCCGGGGGAAGAGCAGATGAACCCGGACACCGAATTGCTGTTGGTGTTCGCCGCCCGTGCCCAGCACCTGGCCGAGGTGATTCGCCCGGCACTGGCGCGCGGTGCCGTGGTGATCTGCGACCGGTTTACCGACTCTACCTATGCCTATCAGGGCGGTGGTCGGGGCCTGTCCCTGGCGCGCATCGCTACCCTGGAAACCTTCGTCCAGGGCGACCTGCGTCCTGACCTGACATTGGTATTCGACCTGCCGGTGGAAGTGGGCCTCGCCCGTGCCAGTGCCCGTGGTCGTCTCGACCGTTTCGAACTGGAAGGCCAAGCCTTCTTCGACGCCGTACGCACGGCGTTCCTCAAGCGTGCCGCAGCCGAGCCTGCGCGTTATTACCTGCTGGACGCCGCCCAACCGCTGGCCCAGGTGCAGCGCGCCATCGATGCGCTGTTGCCGGACCTGCTGGAGCGCGCCCGTGGCTGA
- the mltG gene encoding endolytic transglycosylase MltG: MIRKLVVLLLIGLFSAALLLGYGAWKFDSALKQPLNLAQEQLLDVPAGATPTGTFNRLEADGVLEGAFWLRLYWRFNLDGQPLHSGEYRMTPGMTAQGLIGLWQRGEVVQYSLTLVEGWNFRQVRSALAKHEKIVQTLSGLSDSEVMDKLGHTGVFPEGRFFPDTYRFVRGMTDVEFLKKAYSRLDDVLAQEWSKRAADVPYTDPYQALIMASLVEKETGVPEERGQIAGVFVRRLKLGMLLQTDPTVIYGLGERYNGKLTRAHLKEANPYNTYMVAGLPPTPIAMVGREAIHAALNPVAGSSLYFVARGDGSHIFSDDLDAHNAAVREFQLKRRADYRSSPAPVVKPLEESTAPADAPADTQAEPVPDTAAPQSPQ, translated from the coding sequence TTGATACGAAAACTGGTTGTACTGCTGCTGATCGGTCTGTTCTCGGCGGCGTTGCTGTTGGGCTATGGCGCCTGGAAGTTCGATTCTGCCTTGAAGCAGCCTTTGAACCTGGCCCAGGAGCAGTTGCTCGATGTACCGGCCGGGGCGACCCCGACTGGCACCTTCAATCGCCTGGAAGCAGACGGCGTGCTGGAAGGCGCCTTCTGGTTGCGCCTGTACTGGCGCTTCAACCTCGACGGCCAGCCCTTGCACAGCGGTGAATACCGCATGACCCCCGGCATGACCGCGCAGGGTCTGATCGGCCTGTGGCAGCGTGGCGAAGTGGTGCAGTACAGCCTGACCTTGGTCGAAGGCTGGAACTTTCGACAGGTGCGCTCAGCACTGGCCAAACATGAAAAGATCGTGCAGACCCTCTCGGGCCTGAGCGACAGCGAAGTGATGGACAAGCTCGGTCACACCGGCGTGTTTCCCGAGGGTCGGTTCTTTCCCGATACCTACCGCTTTGTACGTGGCATGACCGATGTCGAATTCCTGAAAAAAGCCTACAGTCGTCTGGACGATGTACTTGCCCAGGAGTGGAGCAAGCGCGCCGCCGATGTGCCATACACCGACCCCTATCAAGCATTGATCATGGCCTCCCTGGTGGAGAAAGAGACGGGCGTGCCCGAAGAGCGCGGGCAGATCGCCGGGGTATTCGTGCGTCGCTTGAAGCTTGGCATGCTGTTGCAGACCGACCCGACCGTCATCTACGGCCTGGGCGAGCGCTACAACGGCAAGTTGACCCGTGCCCACCTCAAGGAAGCCAACCCCTACAACACCTACATGGTTGCAGGGCTGCCGCCGACACCCATCGCCATGGTCGGCCGCGAGGCCATCCACGCCGCGTTGAACCCGGTCGCGGGCAGCAGCCTGTATTTTGTTGCCCGGGGCGACGGCAGCCATATTTTCTCCGACGACCTGGATGCGCATAATGCCGCCGTGCGCGAGTTCCAGCTCAAGCGCCGTGCCGATTACCGCTCCAGCCCGGCACCGGTGGTGAAACCCTTGGAAGAATCCACGGCACCGGCCGATGCGCCTGCTGATACCCAGGCCGAACCGGTGCCGGACACCGCCGCGCCGCAAAGCCCGCAATAA
- the pabC gene encoding aminodeoxychorismate lyase — translation MESWVNGQPADSVPLKDRGLAYGDGLFETFAVKAGQPLLLDRHLQRLEEGCGRLALVVDQVVVRSEVLAYAAALGDGVLKLILTRGDSLRGYGVNPGAPVRRILQGSPPATYPNAHGTDGIRLFPCATRLAEQPLLAGLKHLNRLEQVIARAEWQDTEHAEGLMLDLSGRVIEGVFSNLFLVSNGLLLTADLTRCGVAGVMRAEILGQAETLGLPVAVADISLEQLRQADEVFVCNSVYGIWPVRGYAAMSWPVGPLTRKLQGIVRALLDI, via the coding sequence ATGGAGAGCTGGGTCAACGGTCAGCCAGCGGACAGCGTGCCCCTGAAAGACCGTGGCCTGGCGTACGGCGATGGACTGTTCGAGACCTTCGCCGTCAAGGCCGGGCAGCCGCTGCTGCTCGACCGTCACCTGCAGCGCCTCGAAGAGGGTTGCGGGCGGCTCGCCCTGGTGGTGGATCAAGTAGTGGTCCGCAGCGAGGTGCTGGCCTATGCCGCCGCCCTTGGCGACGGTGTTCTCAAGTTGATCCTCACCCGCGGCGACAGCCTGCGCGGGTATGGCGTCAACCCCGGCGCGCCGGTGCGCCGTATCTTGCAGGGCAGTCCGCCCGCTACTTATCCCAACGCCCATGGAACCGACGGCATCCGCCTGTTTCCATGCGCTACCCGTTTGGCCGAGCAGCCGCTGCTGGCCGGTCTCAAGCACCTCAATCGCCTGGAGCAGGTGATCGCCCGCGCTGAGTGGCAGGACACCGAGCATGCTGAAGGCTTGATGCTGGATCTGTCCGGACGCGTCATCGAAGGCGTATTCAGCAATCTGTTCCTGGTAAGCAATGGCTTGTTACTAACCGCTGATCTGACCCGTTGCGGCGTTGCCGGGGTGATGCGTGCCGAGATTCTGGGCCAGGCCGAAACGCTGGGCCTCCCGGTGGCCGTGGCCGACATCAGTCTTGAGCAACTGCGGCAGGCCGACGAAGTCTTCGTCTGCAACAGTGTGTATGGCATTTGGCCGGTGCGCGGGTACGCTGCGATGAGCTGGCCGGTTGGCCCGCTCACCCGTAAACTGCAGGGTATTGTTCGCGCGCTATTGGATATTTGA